From Phenylobacterium montanum, the proteins below share one genomic window:
- a CDS encoding TIGR02466 family protein — translation MSQLRSLFVTQVYQASLAGERGFSEFNAELEAACLMMAEEDAAGRAWCRQNAYGGYTSYASLDDLPTRVSAFGLLKKKLDRHASVYAKALHLDLGAGRLRLDSLWVNVLKPGAAHSGHIHPHSALSGTVYVATPPGASALKLEDPRLPLMMAAPPRMGDAPEDARSFVYLQPEAGTILMWESWLRHEVPANQAKSRRISISFNYAWA, via the coding sequence ATGTCCCAGCTGCGCAGCCTCTTCGTCACCCAGGTCTATCAGGCCAGCCTCGCCGGCGAACGCGGCTTTTCCGAGTTCAACGCCGAATTGGAAGCCGCCTGCCTGATGATGGCCGAGGAGGACGCCGCGGGCCGCGCCTGGTGCCGCCAGAACGCCTATGGCGGCTACACCTCCTACGCCTCGCTGGATGACCTCCCGACTCGGGTCAGCGCCTTTGGCCTCTTGAAGAAAAAGCTCGATCGCCATGCCTCCGTCTACGCCAAGGCCCTGCATCTGGACCTGGGCGCAGGCCGGCTGAGACTCGATAGCCTGTGGGTCAACGTGCTGAAGCCTGGCGCCGCCCATTCCGGCCACATCCACCCGCACAGCGCCCTCTCCGGCACGGTCTATGTGGCCACCCCGCCTGGCGCCAGCGCCCTGAAGCTGGAAGACCCTCGCCTGCCGCTGATGATGGCCGCGCCGCCACGCATGGGCGATGCGCCGGAGGACGCCAGGAGCTTCGTCTATCTGCAGCCCGAGGCCGGGACGATCCTGATGTGGGAAAGCTGGCTGCGCCATGAGGTGCCGGCCAACCAGGCCAAAAGCCGACGGATCAGCATCAGCTTCAACTACGCCTGGGCCTGA
- a CDS encoding cytochrome P450: MAIPQDVANTIVDPRAYADGRRVDEAFKWLRANAPLDVAQPEGFDPFWVVTRHKDILEIERQNELFHNGDRATVVTTVEADLKVRQMTGGSPHLVRSLVQMDNPDHMNYRRLTQSWFMPQNLRQLEGRIREIARSFVDRMAAHGDRCDFARDVAFLYPLHVIMEVLGVPESDEPRMLKLTQELFGSADPELNRTGEAVMDADAGVDTIQSVVMDFMNYFNAMTEDRRARPRNDLASVIANGQIEGAPLGHLEAMSYYIIAATAGHDTTSSTTAAALWALAENPDQLSKLKADPALIPGLIEESIRWATPVKHFMRTATADAEVGGRKIAKGDWIFLSYPSGNRDEAVFDDPFSFRIDRSPNKHVAFGYGAHVCLGQHLARMEMRILWEELFARLDSVELDGEPKRMAAAFVCGPKSVPVRFKMN, from the coding sequence ATGGCCATCCCCCAGGACGTGGCGAACACCATCGTGGATCCCAGGGCCTATGCCGACGGGCGCCGGGTCGACGAGGCGTTCAAGTGGCTGAGGGCCAACGCGCCGCTGGACGTGGCCCAGCCCGAAGGCTTCGATCCGTTCTGGGTCGTGACCCGCCACAAGGACATCCTGGAGATCGAACGGCAGAACGAGCTGTTCCACAACGGCGACCGGGCCACCGTGGTCACCACCGTCGAGGCCGACCTCAAGGTGCGGCAGATGACCGGCGGTTCGCCGCACCTGGTGCGCTCGCTGGTCCAGATGGACAACCCGGACCACATGAACTACCGGCGGCTGACCCAGAGCTGGTTCATGCCGCAGAACCTGCGCCAGCTCGAAGGCCGCATCCGCGAGATCGCCCGCAGTTTCGTCGACCGCATGGCGGCGCACGGCGACCGATGCGACTTCGCCCGGGATGTCGCCTTCCTCTATCCGCTGCACGTGATCATGGAGGTGCTGGGGGTTCCGGAGTCCGACGAGCCGCGCATGCTGAAGCTGACCCAGGAGCTGTTCGGCAGCGCCGACCCGGAACTCAACCGCACGGGCGAGGCGGTGATGGACGCCGACGCCGGCGTGGACACCATCCAGTCCGTGGTCATGGACTTCATGAACTATTTCAACGCGATGACCGAGGATCGCCGCGCCCGACCGCGGAACGACCTGGCCAGCGTAATCGCCAACGGCCAGATCGAAGGCGCCCCGCTGGGGCATCTGGAAGCGATGAGCTACTACATCATCGCCGCCACCGCCGGGCACGACACCACCTCGTCCACCACCGCCGCAGCCCTCTGGGCCCTGGCCGAGAATCCCGACCAGCTGAGCAAGCTCAAGGCCGACCCCGCGCTGATCCCCGGCCTGATCGAGGAATCCATTCGCTGGGCGACGCCGGTGAAGCACTTCATGCGCACCGCCACCGCCGACGCCGAGGTCGGAGGCCGCAAGATCGCCAAGGGCGACTGGATCTTCCTCTCCTATCCCTCCGGCAACCGCGACGAGGCGGTGTTCGATGATCCCTTCTCGTTCCGCATCGACCGCTCGCCCAACAAGCATGTCGCCTTCGGCTACGGCGCCCACGTCTGCCTCGGCCAGCACCTGGCCCGGATGGAGATGCGGATTCTCTGGGAGGAACTGTTCGCGCGCCTGGACTCCGTCGAGCTTGACGGCGAGCCGAAGCGGATGGCCGCCGCCTTCGTCTGCGGACCCAAGTCCGTGCCCGTGCGCTTCAAAATGAACTAA
- a CDS encoding alpha/beta hydrolase, with product MTAETRPDSPKGFGAEVAAAAQAFSRVGAFNAVTPRDPAKRVVHGEAYGPDRMQAVDVFAPVAAAEPAPVAVFFHGGGWQTGRRQEYGFVGRALASRGFLTVVAGYRLVPQIRYPAFLEDAAGAARWAVDHAAALGGDPARLAFIGHSAGGYIAVQLGYDTRYLHGAGVEPAHVRAVVGLSGPYSFLPLRTPATLATFSAAEDLDGTQPVNHARADGPAALLVHGGRDTAVTAGQSVRMGRAIEAAGGHAEVRIHQTLTHTDTILAFSRPFRRKAPILDEVAGFLDTHLSRGAR from the coding sequence ATGACCGCCGAGACCCGTCCCGACTCTCCGAAAGGCTTCGGCGCCGAGGTCGCGGCAGCGGCCCAGGCCTTTTCGCGTGTGGGCGCCTTCAATGCTGTGACGCCGCGGGATCCGGCCAAACGGGTCGTTCACGGCGAGGCTTACGGCCCAGATCGCATGCAGGCGGTGGATGTGTTCGCGCCGGTGGCCGCCGCAGAGCCGGCGCCGGTGGCAGTCTTCTTCCATGGCGGCGGCTGGCAGACCGGGCGGCGGCAGGAATACGGGTTCGTCGGCCGGGCCCTGGCCTCGCGAGGCTTCCTGACCGTGGTGGCCGGCTATCGACTGGTTCCACAGATCCGCTATCCGGCGTTTCTCGAGGATGCGGCCGGCGCCGCGCGTTGGGCGGTCGATCATGCGGCGGCTCTGGGTGGAGACCCGGCACGCCTGGCCTTCATCGGCCATTCGGCTGGTGGCTATATCGCCGTTCAGCTCGGCTATGATACGCGCTACCTGCATGGGGCGGGGGTCGAGCCCGCCCATGTGCGCGCTGTGGTCGGCCTGTCTGGCCCTTACAGCTTCCTGCCGCTGAGAACGCCCGCAACGCTCGCGACCTTCTCCGCCGCCGAGGACCTGGATGGCACCCAACCGGTCAATCACGCCCGGGCGGATGGGCCGGCGGCCCTGCTGGTCCATGGCGGGCGCGATACCGCGGTGACCGCAGGCCAGAGCGTGCGCATGGGCCGGGCGATCGAGGCCGCCGGCGGCCACGCCGAGGTGCGCATCCACCAGACCCTGACCCATACCGACACTATCCTGGCATTCTCGCGCCCGTTCCGCCGCAAGGCGCCGATCCTGGACGAGGTTGCGGGCTTCCTCGACACACACCTGTCGCGAGGCGCGCGATGA
- a CDS encoding phosphotransferase, translating into METTRLPAGPDALDADWLTGALRESGALPAGRVTEIAITPVGNGLVADSFRLTLAYEGAAQDAPASIVGKFPARDAVSRQSGSAHRLYLREVSFYRSLAASLAIFTPHAYFAEIDPATDDFVLLMEDLGPARQGDQLHGCTLADAKTAMAEAAAMHAPRWADPTLLHLDWLVPSPDLAQQVETALPAITGMFKARYEGVLEPEFVDLVDRLPAALARQRGDTSSPVTVQHGDYRLDNILFDVQGGRRPMATLDWQTVTLGPAVQDVAYFLSAALDPHERRQHETELVRFYHGELIRRGVQGFSWEDCWRDYRRYSLHGILMGVFSALSVERTERGDALFLKMTRGACAQALDHQSFAFWEG; encoded by the coding sequence ATGGAGACGACACGCCTGCCGGCCGGTCCGGATGCGCTGGACGCGGACTGGCTGACAGGAGCCCTGCGCGAGTCGGGCGCGCTGCCGGCCGGCCGGGTCACCGAAATCGCCATCACCCCGGTCGGAAACGGGCTTGTCGCCGACAGCTTTCGCCTGACTTTGGCCTATGAAGGGGCCGCCCAGGACGCGCCGGCCAGCATCGTCGGGAAGTTCCCGGCCCGCGATGCGGTGAGCCGGCAGTCGGGATCGGCCCACCGCCTCTATCTGCGCGAGGTTTCCTTCTACCGCAGCCTGGCGGCGAGCCTGGCCATCTTCACGCCCCACGCCTATTTCGCCGAGATCGACCCCGCCACCGACGATTTCGTGCTGCTGATGGAAGATCTCGGCCCTGCCCGCCAGGGCGACCAGCTGCATGGCTGCACCCTGGCCGACGCCAAGACAGCCATGGCGGAAGCGGCCGCCATGCACGCGCCGCGCTGGGCCGATCCGACCCTTCTCCACCTCGACTGGTTGGTCCCATCGCCCGATCTGGCGCAGCAGGTGGAAACGGCGCTGCCGGCGATCACCGGCATGTTCAAGGCCCGCTACGAAGGCGTCCTCGAGCCGGAGTTCGTCGATTTGGTCGACCGCCTGCCGGCCGCCCTCGCCCGCCAGCGCGGGGACACGAGTTCGCCGGTCACCGTCCAGCACGGCGACTATCGCCTGGACAACATCCTGTTCGACGTTCAGGGCGGCCGACGCCCGATGGCCACGCTCGACTGGCAGACCGTAACGCTCGGGCCGGCCGTTCAGGACGTGGCCTATTTCCTCTCGGCCGCGCTGGATCCGCACGAGCGACGCCAACACGAGACGGAGCTCGTGCGCTTCTATCATGGCGAACTGATCCGTCGGGGCGTTCAGGGCTTCTCGTGGGAGGACTGCTGGCGCGACTATCGGCGCTACAGCCTGCACGGCATCCTGATGGGGGTGTTCTCGGCCCTGTCGGTCGAGCGCACCGAGCGCGGCGACGCCCTGTTCCTGAAGATGACCCGCGGCGCCTGCGCTCAGGCGCTAGACCACCAGAGCTTCGCCTTCTGGGAAGGTTGA
- a CDS encoding rubredoxin, with the protein MSAAYKTWQCRTCGYIYDEEAGDLGEGLAPGTRWADIPDSWVCPLCGTSKSEFDMIEL; encoded by the coding sequence ATGAGCGCGGCCTACAAGACCTGGCAGTGCCGGACCTGCGGCTACATCTACGACGAGGAAGCCGGCGACCTGGGCGAAGGGCTGGCGCCGGGCACGCGCTGGGCCGACATACCGGACAGCTGGGTCTGCCCCCTCTGCGGCACGTCCAAGAGCGAGTTCGACATGATCGAACTCTGA
- a CDS encoding class D beta-lactamase: MRRIGVVALAVLSLVTACQRKPAPAGGRPGGGGGHQGIDVNRLNSLIDSQIGGLNTCVLLIDTKSGIERYHYGDAQICMAQLPPCATFDIANALIGLDQGAVTPATVYKWDGSPQPVGLWQRDADLSQAFKLQIGWWFQRLAGAVGHDRYVERLRAFDYGSHDPAGMANAFWQGPQAGGFLTITPTQQVGFIRRFYAGQLPVRPESLAAVQALTWDETRSEAKGGKTVINDRATSCASIQDGSRRVGWWVGRVQSPADDLSFVAAIEGPGAPPGLEIERRLKDIFSQAGVLPPVSP; the protein is encoded by the coding sequence ATGAGACGCATCGGTGTGGTCGCCCTGGCCGTGCTCAGCCTCGTGACCGCCTGCCAACGGAAGCCGGCGCCGGCCGGGGGCCGCCCGGGCGGCGGAGGGGGCCACCAAGGCATCGACGTGAACCGGCTCAACAGCTTGATCGACAGCCAGATCGGCGGGCTGAACACCTGCGTCCTGCTGATCGACACCAAGAGCGGCATCGAGCGCTACCATTATGGCGACGCCCAGATCTGCATGGCCCAGCTGCCGCCCTGCGCCACCTTTGACATCGCCAACGCCCTGATCGGCCTGGACCAGGGGGCGGTGACCCCGGCCACGGTCTACAAGTGGGACGGCTCGCCCCAGCCGGTGGGCCTGTGGCAGCGCGACGCGGACCTCAGCCAGGCCTTCAAGCTGCAGATCGGCTGGTGGTTCCAGCGCCTGGCCGGCGCCGTGGGCCATGACCGCTATGTCGAGCGGCTGCGCGCCTTCGACTACGGCTCGCACGACCCGGCCGGCATGGCGAACGCCTTCTGGCAGGGGCCGCAGGCCGGCGGGTTCCTGACCATCACCCCGACCCAGCAGGTGGGCTTCATCCGTAGATTCTACGCCGGCCAGCTGCCGGTGCGGCCCGAGAGCCTGGCGGCGGTCCAGGCCCTGACCTGGGACGAGACGCGGAGCGAGGCCAAGGGCGGCAAGACCGTGATCAACGACCGGGCCACCAGCTGCGCCTCGATCCAGGATGGCTCGCGCCGTGTCGGCTGGTGGGTCGGGCGCGTCCAGTCGCCAGCCGACGACCTCAGCTTCGTCGCCGCGATCGAAGGACCCGGCGCCCCGCCAGGACTGGAGATCGAACGCCGACTGAAGGACATCTTCAGCCAGGCGGGCGTGCTGCCGCCGGTTTCGCCCTGA